From the Lathyrus oleraceus cultivar Zhongwan6 chromosome 4, CAAS_Psat_ZW6_1.0, whole genome shotgun sequence genome, one window contains:
- the LOC127137157 gene encoding uncharacterized protein LOC127137157, whose translation MDYNKRNTLKYSFKNFKLDDLRKLGALVEDQEGFKDKYGRLLSLLRIQVKDGLLSTLLQFYDPDYHCFTFPDYQLLPTLEEYSQLVGLPILDKSPCPFLEKDPKEEDVAKAICLKVSDIKGNMIAKGRTVGLPTHFLIKKAQYYADHLSMPTFETILALLIYGMLLFPSFEGFVDINAIKIFMKNNPVPTLLGNTYHSIHLRNFRGGGMITCCVPLLYKWFISHLPKSFLSLDKGFWSPRVMALTHSNIVWYNRVYDGILIIDSCGDFANIPLLGFNGGISYNPVLARRQLGYPLKEPPKSVHVEKIFFKGDKELQDQIVSAWRHLHKKGKESLGKPNCVSMEPYLRWVRERAIKLKMPYPRQDPLPSRREPILVFMSEAEKLEIALKRAQHEAETWKNKYQVIVSENEELQKQLQAKNEEVLSYKKRRIYEDLFSSDSPPTP comes from the coding sequence ATGGATTACAATAAGAGAAACACCTTGAAATATTCTTTTAAGAATTTTAAGTTGGATGACCTAAGGAAGCTAGGAGCTTTGGTTGAAGATCAAGAGGGGTTCAAGGACAAGTACGGAAGGCTATTATCCTTATTGAGAATCCAAGTGAAGGATGGGCTTCTTTCTACGTTactacagttctatgatccggatTACCATTGTTTCACGTTCCCAGATTATCAGCTATTACCTACCTTAGAAGAGTACTCTCAGTTGGTGGGGTTACCTATTTTGGATAAGTCTCCGTGCCCTTTCTTAGAGAAGGACCCTAAAGAGGAAGACGTTGCTAAAGCCATATGCTTAAAGGTGTCCGACATCAAAGGCAATATGATCGCCAAAGGCAGAACTGTGGGGTTACCTACGCATTTCTTAATCAAGAAAGCCCAATATTATGCTGATCATTTAAGCATGCCTACCTTTGAGACAATCCTTGCTTTGCTTATTTATGGAATGCTACTCTTCCCAAGTTTTGAAGGATTCGTTGACATTAACGCCATCAAAATATTCATGAAGAACAATCCAGTACCAACGTTATTGGGTAACACTTATCATTCCATACATCTCCGGAATTTTCGTGGTGGAGGAATGATCACCTGTTGTGTGCCTTTattatacaagtggtttatttcgcacttgcccAAGTCTTTTTTGAGTCTGGACAAGGGATTTTGGTCACCAAGGGTCATGGCGCTGACACACTCGAACATCGTTTGGTataatcgtgtgtatgatggaATACTAATTATTGACAGCTGTGGAGACTTTGCCAACATACCTTTACTTGGTTTTAATGGAGGAATCAGCTACAATCCAGTCCTAGCTCGCCGACAGTTAGGGTATCCCTTGAAAGAACCGCCTAAAAGTGTTCATGTGGAGAAAATCTTCTTTAAGGGTGACAAAGAACTTCAAGATCAGATTGTATCCGCTTGGCGTCATTTGCACAAGAAGGGCAAAGAAAGTCTGGGAAAGCCGAATTGTGTGTCTATGGAACCTTATCTTCGTTGGGTCCGGGAAAGAGCCATCAAGCTGAAGATGCCTTATCCTCGCCAAGATCCTTTACCTTCGAGAAGAGAACCTATTTTAGTATTCATGTCCGAAGCTGAAAAGTTGGAAATCGCTTTGAAGAGAGCACAACATGAGGCAGAAACGTGGAAAAATAAATATCAGGTTATCGTCAGTGAGAATGAAGAGCTACAAAAGCAGCTGCAGGCGAAGAATGAAGAAGTGCTTTCTTACAAAAAGAGAAGAATCTACGAGGATTTATTTTCCTCCGACTCTCCGCCTACTCCTTAG